tgttatttgtcttttgctactaatgatataattattgctggatttgaggaaaaataattgatttgaaatcacttatgctttaaatttgttcatgaaaaataatattgttaaaagatatgatgatgaatttaagtctcatatcattaagagggtaagacattggattAAAAGTTTCAATGCTCCATGCtaataagatgttgggttcaaagtcagggacggacctacgtggttgccaggGAGTTCACCTGAACCCCCTAGgcaaaaaattacgttgtatatataaggtagaaaatctatatttatgtacatatattaattttgagCCACTTAAAACAAGGTACTTGGATAGCCCAATGATAGTATTTGCACATTCTTGGGCGCTTACTTCGGCTTACTGTGCGGATTCGATCCCTACTAGTTGCTCAggctgtgttttttttttttaaaaaaaatatgtcttgTGGTTGTACAACTGCTACTTATTAAATGTACTGTACAACtcgtattataaaaaaaaaaaaaagacgctaggtgctgctactatataaataaataaaaaataaaagtttaagtAATTTATATCTATAGACTATTACAATCCTTAGAATTGTATTTTATTGGTTTTTtcaaacatttatatttttatttttcgaactCCCTGAAAACAATTTCTAGATCCGCCACTGTTCAAAGTCCCATCAAGTTATATCCTAAGACGCCTtcatatggataagatattgtgtttgaatctcaatacaccatattgatgatactccctccgtcccatctTATGTGTCGCCATTTTCTTTTAGATCCGTCCCAAAAAGAActtcatctttccttatttggtaattatttaatgacattactaagaaaagacaactaaaaagtaaatatttagagggacaattttacaaattttacaaaatcatcaCTTATTTTTAAACTTCATGCCCGGTCAAATGgcaacacataaaatgggacggaggtaGTATTATGATGGCTAAGCAAAATAATGGAtgtttggtgaaaagtcatgaaacatatcCCATTGATATGCTCTATTCCGTGAAGTGAattggtagcaatatatgatgaatCTGAAAATTGACAACTTGTTCCATTCTTGAAAGAAATGTGGTAGCAGTGCGTAATATGTCTGAAAGACCGCAAGCGATTGAATGTACGAATATAAGCATGatgggacaatatgataataatcatcaaaagttatACTACTCCGTCCCATTTATGTGTCGTAATTTCCTTTTtggtccgtcccaaaaagaatgtcatcttttctTATTTAGTAACTATTCAATGGCATAATTCCTGTTTTATTCTTAGTGGGTCCCACTTTATAAGAAATGATAATTATAAAGTAAATTTTAATAGGggcaattttgtaaactttataaagtcatcatttatttcttatacTCTATATCCGAttaaatggcgacacataaaatggaacaGAGGGAgcaatattttcacacgcttattatgactataagatatgttagagaaaaattctctacattatatttatgtctcgatttgcttctgaagtagcaatatcatgaaaaaggttctaagctatcaaaatttgatagatttAGGGCaagattatattccattcctggggaatgagaattttgattgtttcaatacaaatgtgcacttgattgtgatggtatcacaactcacctctgaatcaggggcggagctacagcTTGCGAAGGGTGGTtagatgaacacccttcgtcggAAAAAAATTTCgggtatataggttaaatatagatatatatggtTATATACATACTGTTGAacacccttgacaagctagagaTGCACAACCTAGTGGTCAAGGGTATGCAAATTCTCGTTGGCGATGCGGGTTTGATCCCCATTAGATGCAGTTGCTTTTATTCTCCTTTTTAAAGAAAGAATAGATCCTTGTAAAGTATTTGCATTGGGCTGGGTTACACCTCATAGTTCAACCTAATATTCTGGGCATGAAGCCCAATTGCCCAACTAATGTGAAAGCCAATGAGAGTTTGGCATTGGCTATTGTTTTGCTGCTAAGCTAACActgactttttttaaaaaaaaaaaattaaagcagacttttttgttaatttaaaaaagaataggTCAAACTTAAATTCTAAAGTTAAACAAGTTAAACCCGTCCCTTTTCCTTCAGTTCACTATCCCTTACACAGTTACACTTCTCTATTCCTTCACCACAAATCCACAATCTTCTCCACcttattgttaaaaaaaattaaaatctggtGTTAAAGTCTTCAAGCTTCAACGGGCTATcattataatttttcttcatcgACTATTGAAATGTGAATTGTAAAAGGGTATTCTTCAATTATTCTTatcttttagtttaattttttcccCTTAAACTtgcttttgtgtatttttttggattttgaactAAGTAATTTAATATTCTAGTTTTATCTAGTAGATAACTTACTATTTAATATTATTTGGGAGGATGGGACAGTGTTTCAcgtattcataatttttttatttgttgaaattgAATAATAAGTGTGATgcacttgatttttattttagtttgaggTTTCAATGAGCTTGGGGAAGTATTTTcataaagtttcaaaaataagttCAACGTCTCAAAATCAATCCCGACGAGATGAAGATGTTGATCAAATAGAAATACCATCTCAGTCTTTTCAGAGacaaaaatttgatttaaatGATCTAAAGGCTGACCCCGCTGAAAGACCTTCGATTTTGAGTTATCCTTCGAACATTCATGATGAGATAAGAAGGGCATACATTCTAAAACGTCCTTGCCAACCTCGAGATCATGAGCTTCCTCAAACAGGCTTTTTTGGAACTCCACGTTGTTTTGTATCTAAATGGTTTGATGAATATTCTGATTGGTTGCAATATAGTGTAAGTACAGATGCAGCTTATTGTTTGCCTTGTTATTTATTTCAAGGCGAAAGCATTCTTCAAGGTGGTGATAATACATTTTCGACGAAGGGATTTAGAAATTGGCACAAAAAAGATAGGTTTGCAACACACATTGGTCCTCCGAATAGCattcataatcaatcaaaaagGAAGTGTTAAGATCTTATGAGGGAAGAACAATCTATTGAGGCTGCATTTTACAAGTTGGACGAGAAAAGTAAGAATTCGATTAAATGCTTTAATCGATGTGGTCTGATTTCTTCTAAATCAAGGTTTAGCATTCTGCGGTTATGATGAAAGTGAATCATCCTTGAACAAAGGTAGTTTTCTTGAATCACTTTCTTGGTTTGCGGATAGATGTGATGACATTAAACCTTATGTGTTAGAAAatctccaaaaaataataaaataatttctcatGATATTCAAAAAGATATTGTGACTGCATGTAAGATTGAAACAATCAAAGCTATAATAAAGGATTTAAATGGTGACTACTTTGCTTTATTGGTTGATGAATCAAGAGACGTATCACGCAAAGAGCAAATGGCTATTTGTTTATGATATGTTGATAAAAGAGGATTTGTGATGGAAGTATTTATTGGACTTGTTCATGTTAAAGATACTAATGCTTTATCTCTAAAGAAAGCAATTGTCAGTGTACTTGCTCACCATTTTTAACTTTAGCTTATGTACAAGGGCAATGTTATGATGGGGCAAGCAATATGCAAGGTGAGTTAGATGGTATTAAAACATTAATTAGACAAGAAAGTAGATCGGCTCACTTGGTTCATTGTTTTGCTCATCAACTTCAATTGACTCTTGTTGCAGTTTCTAAAAGATGTGTTCAAGTAGGAGAACTTGTACTATTgacttcaaatattttgaatgtgttGGGGGCTTTCTTTAAACGTGTGGACGAATTTCGagaatctcaaaaagaaaaactcCAAGAGGCATTAGATATGGCTAAGCTAGAAACGGGTAGAGGTTTGAATCAAGAACTTGGTTTTATTAAAGCCGGTGACACTCGTTGGGGACCTCACTACAAGTTGTTTGGAAACTTTATTAGTAACTTTGCCTCcattgttgatgtatttgattctcTTGTTGAAAATGCAAGTACTTCGGAAAAAAAACTAGCGCATCGGGATTTCTCAGAAGTTATCAAACTTTTGAGACTATTTTCTTGTTGCATTTGATGACTGATATTTTAGGAATCACAAATGATCTTAATGTGTCATTACAGAAAAAGAAATGGGATATTGCTAATGCCATGATTCTTGTAAAAGTAGCAAAGAGAAGATTGCAAGCATTACGAGATAATGAATGGGAtcctattttaaaaaagaatgttgGTTGGGATTCGCTCAAAGATAAGGTCGAGGCATTTTGTATCAAGCATAGTATTCTATTACCCAATTATGATGAGCCATATGCTAACTCACGGAGATCACGACGTAAAGTAGTTGATTATACTACTTTGCACCATTATCGTGTGGAtgtgttttataaaattattgattggTAGCTACAAGAACTTAATGACCGTTTTAATGAGGTGACAAGTGATTTTCTTAATGGTGTAGCTTGCTTGAATCCAATTGATACATTTTCTAGTTTTGACATCCAAAAGATATTGGTGAAGGCTAAATTATATCCTGATGACTTTGATGAGTTCAACATGAAGGTTCTTGAGAATCAActtgttaattatattattgatgtttGTGATATTGATAAAAGATTCTCCAATTTAGGCGGACTTGGAGAACTTTCAAGAAAGTCAGTTGAGATAAAGAAGCATTTAACTATCCTCTTGTATTTCTTTTAGTGAAGTTTGCTTTGCTTCTACCCGTTGCCACTACATCAGTTGAAAGAGCTTTTTCGGCAATGAAGTATATCAAGATTGATTTGCGGAATCGAATGCATGATGAATTCTTAGATGGTTGCATAGTGCCttatgtagaaaaaaaaatatttaagaatatttctaatGAGTGTATTGTAGAAACATTTCAAGGGATGAAGCGTCGCCGAATGCACTGGTAATTATATTTTCTAATcaagattttattaataaaatttgctttgttgacttttttatattatatgtttcaACTTGTTatcctatatatttttttatgattagtttggTTCAaagattcttcttcttcaatatacggtttacaatatttttttatgacccgcttctttttctaaaaatatgaacacccttaaccaaaatCCTGGCTCTGCCACTGCTctgaatgaggcagaataactgaaaagagttattttgaaatctacttctgaaatAGTAAATTcgaaaatttatttatataatagtaaatttaaaatttactaaagtaaaaagatacatgtcatggtaaattttgagtttactagtataaaagatAATAAGTTGACATTAACGTTTGCTACATTCCGAaaatgtgcatattaagtattagacatatgttgaagaaatagaatattcttcaagaattgtttatgtttcttattctcatgacaagttggttggaccaactaatgttgggatttgatctctcaaaatctgaaaaatataaaaggtgaatatggacccGTTCACCAGTCATGTAATCTATTAAgctgcatcgatataagatgatcacttgtatgtttattgtcaacatgtagtttgacattcataaaattgcttgcttaataaaattgagttaagagcataactttcagattgtgtaatcaaaacaattcatcttgatgacgatggtttggcattgaatgccttcgataaatagctaaatcattgttaatgagaacaaagcctcatgtgttggtctgaaacatgatatgttgcatacaatagcacttgtatgcattagaccaataaattataattatttcttccctttcaattggttcaaggtcaggaaccaactattccatctaatagttttgatgtgcggtatatgattaatgaatatatcatgatgcacaaagatgtattcatcaaagaagatggaggaagcatgttagttttcctaacataagggaaaaattataagcatatatgaaatatgttagaaattatcatcaaatcttcgttcaaaagataattcaagtcaaatgtcgaaagaATCTTATATTTAGCTTCAAGTGCTCCTATTTCATGTccttaaaggacaaagtctatgcatacgtgaagcgtgatagaccaatcgattccaaatgaaataatctttgaaaaggataaggagtaaataatcataataaaaagacaatgtgttcttgaagagcctatggcattacacttcatgaaaccttatgggaggttcaagtacctgaaaataatgaagtgatgagatctcaaaaatttatgtcacactgtgaaccgatataaaatgagaaatcatcGACGATATTCTTGatacaatattgtaaaagattatgaggatctgaattctacgtttatttaagcatgctgacatagaaacatttatcaagtcacatgaaaggatgcatcttggtaagcgtaaaacttatttgatttacaatCCATACACTTGATGATGTAGCTCATGATATGCCAAATAttttcacttgacaaaatttatatgaaactttttaagtattcaaaatgtttgaagcatataaaagtttgtGAAaaccttatttataatccttatattgcataaatttataacttgaaaattattgaaactcttggagagttttcaaagtaaTAAATTATCTGCTGAcatgagaaatataccgaattaaattggttatgaagtatcatatcttctTCAACTATGGCAACATTGGCTTATTTGAGATTCAACTTTTTGATCCCTGTTGACCTTCTAAGTAAATGTGGCGTGTTTGCTCTATTGAGCTCACCTTTTTCACCTGGTTGTTGATGCAAACCAGTTTGCCAAGGAATTTGGGTCAGATCTTCTTCAACAATATCGTCATGAACTTTACCTTCAGCTTCATCTAGACACAACTGAATATGAGACGAGTTCAATACATCTTTGAGAACTGAATCTAGCAGCAATTCTTTATTTGAAGACCACCAAGAAGAAGTTTCATCAAATACAACATTTTGAGACGTGTAATAGTTTCCTATTGTTGGATCACAACATCGCCACCCTTTTCGTAGGTTGTCATACCCTGTAAAGATACACCTAAAAACCTTCTTGTCCAACTTACTACGTAAATGATTAGGTACAAATACATAGCATacatacccaaaaaaaaaattttgcgTGAAGCTCGCTCTGACAAATTTCTGCTAGatgtctattctttttttttgctaCGTTATTTTACTGTGGCGTGTTGGAACATATGAACCACCGATGTATTTTGACACTCTCAAAGGAAGTTAGAAAATTAGTATAAGGTATATTCTTCACCGTTGTCAGTTCGCAGACAACGAATTTTTTTACCAACTTCTGCTTCAGCAACCTTTTTGAATTCTTTGAACTTTGAAAATGTATCaaactttttctttaaaaaataaatccacACATacttgagaaaaacatcaatgaAAGTCAGCATATATTTCATTCCACCAACAGATACTTTCTTGACCGACCCGAACACATCAGAGTGAATTAATTCTAATGATTCCTTAGCTTTATAGTTTGACTCCTCATACGATAATTGATATCCTTTATCATACTGGTAGCCTGCATATATTATATCTGTCCTTACTAAAATTTTGGGGACACCCTTCAACATTGATTTTTCCATCACCACACTTAGCTTAGAGTAGCTAACGTGATTCAACCGCATGTGCCATAAGTCTGTAGTGTTATTCTTTCTAGTCCTATCTACATATGCCCTTTTTGCCGACACTACATAGATGGAATTCGGTCTTGGTCCTTTCATCACTGGCTCTTCTTTAATCTTAAGATGCTGATATAACCTTACATCGTTTGGACCAAACAGAACAAAGAAACCCGTAGATATTAGTTGGGCCActgaaaaaagatttttcttcatatttgaaacatgataaatattttgaagaGGGATTAGATCAATAAAATTTTGTGGAGACACTACAGTGTTATTAATGTGAGCTATCGGTAGTTTTGTGTCATCGGCTGTCACCACCTCACTATTCCCTTTGTATTCGAATAAATTTTGCAACTTATCCATGTTGCATGTCATGTGATTTGAGCAGCCAGAATCAACAATCCAATCTTTCACATAGTCAATTTGTTTAGAGGTTGTTACTGTAAGAGCTAACTTCTCTTGTTCTGCAACAAAAAATGCTTCAGCATCCCATTCCTCTTCAACCTGGGAAGTGGCAGATTACTTTCCACAAATTTTTTCTTTGACCTGCAATCTCTGGCCATATGCCTCTTCTTCTCACAATTATAGCACTTTCCTTCAAACTTCTTgccatgattttgatttttccaaCCACCGCCTCCACGAGTACTCCTTTTACCTTGACAACCTTTCACCTTGTAGTTGTTCTTCTTATATCCACTGGCACCATGCTGCTTGAAATTCCATCT
The Capsicum annuum cultivar UCD-10X-F1 chromosome 6, UCD10Xv1.1, whole genome shotgun sequence DNA segment above includes these coding regions:
- the LOC107873858 gene encoding uncharacterized protein LOC107873858, encoding MQVSKRCVQVGELVLLTSNILNVLGAFFKRVDEFRESQKEKLQEALDMAKLETGRGLNQELGFIKAGDTRWGPHYKLFGNFISNFASIVDVFDSLVENARITNDLNVSLQKKKWDIANAMILVKVAKRRLQALRDNEWDPILKKNVGWDSLKDKLQELNDRFNEVTSDFLNGVACLNPIDTFSSFDIQKILVKAKLYPDDFDEFNMKVLENQLVNYIIDVCDIDKRFSNLGGLGELSRKSVEIKKHLTILLYFF